In Ostrinia nubilalis chromosome 10, ilOstNubi1.1, whole genome shotgun sequence, a single genomic region encodes these proteins:
- the LOC135075549 gene encoding uncharacterized protein LOC135075549, with protein sequence MSDCEIVFNQYAQDPFGAASAFRPVCPELYQPSPAVPVPVPRERQPRRRSHRCKKSRLRRASYVINNEHQRGTRLIKIKVIDISGELPDTSNIECDEENVVLSAQYVVKDDLDDIMDDTETVIKKICKKISDNNSY encoded by the coding sequence ATGTCCGACTGCGAAATTGTGTTCAACCAGTACGCACAAGACCCATTTGGAGCTGCTAGTGCGTTCAGGCCAGTTTGCCCTGAGCTGTACCAGCCGAGCCCCGCCGTGCCCGTGCCCGTGCCGCGGGAGCGGCAGCCCCGGCGCAGGAGCCACCGCTGCAAGAAGTCTCGGCTGCGCAGAGCTTCGTACGTGATCAACAACGAGCATCAGAGGGGGACTCGTCTCATCAAGATAAAAGTGATCGATATAAGTGGAGAATTACCCGATACATCGAACATTGAATGCGATGAAGAAAATGTAGTGTTAAGTGCACAATATGTTGTAAAAGACGATTTGGACGACATAATGGACGATACGGAAacggtaataaaaaaaatatgtaagaaaATAAGTGACAATAATAGTTATTAA